One stretch of Ipomoea triloba cultivar NCNSP0323 chromosome 8, ASM357664v1 DNA includes these proteins:
- the LOC116027254 gene encoding non-specific lipid transfer protein GPI-anchored 2-like — protein MASKVGLVVAVVAMMMLWNGATAQSNGCTSALDGLTPCLTYVTGNSSAPPAPSSSCCRQLSGVVQSNPQCLCLLLNGGGSNLGVNINQSLALALPAACQVQTPPVSQCNAAVPASSPVGSLAPPPSEAKETPPQVPNTPAGSKTVPSTTAGG, from the exons ATGGCTTCCAAGGTGGGTTTAGTCGTGGCTGTTGTCGCCATGATGATGCTGTGGAACGGAGCGACGGCTCAGTCTAACGGCTGCACGAGCGCGCTGGATGGTTTGACGCCGTGCTTGACTTACGTCACCGGGAATTCGTCGGCGCCGCCGGCGCCGTCGTCGTCGTGCTGCAGGCAGCTTTCCGGCGTGGTTCAGTCCAATCCGCAGTGCCTTTGCCTGTTGCTCAACGGCGGAGGTTCGAATCTCGGCGTGAATATTAACCAAAGTCTCGCCCTCGCCTTGCCCGCCGCCTGCCAGGTTCAAACTCCTCCGGTCAGCCAATGCAATG CTGCTGTGCCGGCGAGTTCTCCGGTTGGTTCCCTAGCACCGCCGCCGTCGGAGGCGAAGGAAACGCCGCCTCAAGTTCCCAACACGCCGGCAGGGTCTAAAACGGTTCCCTCGACAACAGCCGGCGGCTGA